The following proteins are co-located in the Firmicutes bacterium CAG:345 genome:
- a CDS encoding putative uncharacterized protein (product inferred by homology to UniProt) translates to MKIGFDNELYLKLQSENILKRMEEFGEKLYIEFGGKLFDDYHASRVLPGFQPDSKLRMLLRIKEKVEIVIVINANDIQKNKIRNDIGINYEKEVLRLIDAFHDAKLTVGSVCITHYKSVPRVDSYINKLNHLGIVTYKHYEIEGYPHDISKIISEEGFGKNEYIKTNHPVVVITAPGPGSGKMATCLSQLYHDNKNGIKAGYSKYETFPIWNLPLTNPTNIAYEAATIDLNDVNMIDPYHLEAYNKLTVNYNRDVEIFPVLRSMFKAIYGTCPYKSPTDMGVNMAGFAIVDNDVVEKASKDEIIRRYLDARVDYRNAKISYESLEKALGLLQKVGISVKDRKCVEYALRKKEKAGSDSMALELEDGTIITAKTSSLLLAPAALILNALKYCANISDTIPLLPRMIIEPIAKLKTEVLGNQNPKLHVNEVLNALAISAQTNPLAELALKELPKLKNSQAHSTIILSEVDMNTLKKLKIDVTCEPEYYQHRLFNR, encoded by the coding sequence GCAATCAGAAAATATTTTGAAGAGAATGGAAGAATTTGGTGAAAAACTTTATATAGAATTTGGTGGAAAATTATTTGATGATTATCATGCATCACGTGTTCTTCCAGGTTTTCAACCTGATTCAAAGTTAAGAATGCTTTTAAGAATTAAAGAAAAAGTTGAAATAGTTATCGTTATCAATGCCAATGATATACAAAAAAATAAAATAAGAAATGATATCGGAATCAATTATGAAAAAGAAGTTTTGCGTTTAATCGATGCTTTTCATGATGCAAAATTAACCGTTGGATCTGTTTGTATCACTCACTATAAAAGTGTTCCACGAGTTGATTCTTATATTAATAAACTTAATCATTTAGGAATAGTTACTTATAAACATTACGAAATTGAAGGTTATCCTCATGATATTTCAAAAATTATATCAGAGGAAGGTTTTGGAAAAAATGAATATATTAAAACCAACCATCCTGTTGTTGTCATTACTGCTCCAGGTCCAGGATCAGGAAAAATGGCTACATGTTTAAGCCAACTTTATCATGATAATAAAAATGGCATAAAAGCAGGATATAGTAAATATGAAACTTTTCCAATTTGGAATTTACCTTTAACTAATCCAACAAATATTGCATATGAAGCTGCTACAATTGATTTAAATGATGTTAATATGATAGACCCTTATCATCTAGAAGCTTATAATAAATTGACAGTCAATTATAATCGTGATGTTGAAATTTTCCCAGTTTTAAGAAGTATGTTTAAAGCTATTTATGGAACTTGTCCATATAAATCCCCAACCGATATGGGAGTAAATATGGCAGGTTTTGCTATAGTCGATAATGATGTTGTTGAGAAAGCTTCTAAAGATGAAATAATAAGACGATATCTAGATGCTAGAGTGGATTATCGAAATGCGAAAATAAGTTATGAATCTTTAGAAAAGGCACTAGGATTATTACAAAAGGTAGGAATTAGTGTAAAAGATCGTAAATGTGTGGAATATGCCTTAAGAAAAAAAGAAAAGGCAGGAAGTGACTCAATGGCTTTAGAATTAGAAGATGGAACAATTATAACGGCTAAAACTTCATCTTTACTTTTAGCACCAGCGGCCTTGATTTTAAACGCTTTAAAATATTGTGCGAATATTTCAGACACAATTCCTTTACTTCCACGAATGATTATAGAACCTATTGCAAAATTGAAAACAGAAGTTCTGGGTAATCAAAATCCAAAATTACATGTAAATGAAGTTTTAAATGCTTTAGCAATTTCAGCTCAAACCAATCCTTTGGCAGAATTAGCCTTAAAAGAGCTCCCAAAACTTAAAAATTCTCAGGCACATTCAACAATAATTCTTTCAGAAGTAGATATGAATACTTTGAAAAAATTAAAAATTGATGTTACATGTGAACCAGAATATTATCAACATCGTTTATTTAATAGATAA
- a CDS encoding myosin-crossreactive antigen (product inferred by homology to UniProt), producing MYYGSGTYEAFAHPEKPQGVDKKSAYIIGTGLAGLSAAFFLLRDGQMKGEHIHILEKLELAGGSCDGRKDITKGFYMRGGREMDNHFECMWDMYRDIPSIEKEGVSVLDEYYWLNKHDPNYSLCRASTNCGEDAHTDKLFKLDKQSAMALSKLFITPEKDLEDKKISEVLPESFWSTNFWLYWQTMFAFQKWSSALEMKRYLCRYVHHIDGLPDFSALRFTKYNQYESMILPLVKYLTSHGVKIEFGIDVKNVVIDNKPDKKVAKQIIYIKDNKKQSIDLIEDDLVIITNGCCTDTSCYGSQNVAPDLSKIVNGEGESWDLWKNIAAQAIDGEFGNPMKFCGDVNATNWMSATIETSDEDIINHIMKICKRDPRSGKVTTGGIVTVKDSTENWYLSWTINRQPQFKSQKKNSVLIWVYSLNTNKDGNYVKKAMRDCTGIEVCEEWLYHIGVSKDKIEEYATNRCNTTTCYMPYINAFFQPRKEKDRPLVVPHGAVNFAFVGQFAETPRDTIFTTEYSIRTGMEAAYTLLNVDRAVPEVWGSKYDVRELLKACYYAIDKKPVAECPLSLKEKALLKFAIKKTKGTDLEILLKESGLI from the coding sequence ATGTATTATGGTTCTGGAACATATGAGGCATTCGCTCATCCTGAAAAGCCTCAAGGTGTCGATAAAAAAAGTGCATATATTATCGGTACCGGATTAGCTGGATTATCTGCCGCTTTCTTCTTATTAAGAGATGGTCAAATGAAAGGCGAACATATCCATATTTTAGAAAAACTAGAATTAGCTGGTGGTTCTTGCGATGGTAGAAAAGATATAACCAAAGGATTCTATATGCGCGGTGGACGTGAAATGGATAATCATTTCGAATGCATGTGGGATATGTATCGAGATATTCCATCTATTGAAAAAGAAGGTGTATCTGTTCTCGATGAATATTATTGGTTAAATAAGCATGATCCTAATTATTCTTTATGTCGTGCTTCAACTAATTGTGGTGAAGATGCTCATACTGATAAATTATTTAAACTTGATAAACAATCTGCTATGGCTCTTTCAAAATTATTTATAACACCTGAAAAAGATTTGGAAGATAAAAAGATTTCTGAAGTCTTACCTGAATCATTCTGGTCAACAAACTTTTGGCTTTATTGGCAAACTATGTTTGCTTTCCAAAAATGGTCTTCAGCTTTGGAAATGAAAAGATATTTATGTCGTTATGTTCATCATATTGATGGTCTTCCTGATTTCAGTGCTCTTCGTTTCACAAAATATAATCAATATGAATCAATGATTTTGCCACTTGTAAAATACCTTACTTCTCATGGCGTTAAAATCGAATTTGGTATTGATGTAAAAAATGTTGTCATCGATAATAAACCTGATAAAAAAGTTGCAAAGCAAATTATTTATATTAAAGATAATAAAAAACAAAGTATCGATTTAATTGAGGATGATCTTGTAATCATTACCAACGGATGCTGTACTGATACTTCATGCTATGGAAGTCAAAATGTCGCTCCTGATTTATCTAAAATTGTCAATGGCGAAGGTGAATCTTGGGATTTATGGAAAAACATTGCTGCTCAAGCAATCGATGGTGAATTTGGTAATCCAATGAAATTCTGTGGAGATGTCAATGCTACTAACTGGATGAGCGCCACTATTGAAACAAGCGATGAAGATATTATCAATCACATAATGAAAATCTGTAAACGTGACCCAAGAAGTGGAAAAGTAACCACCGGTGGTATTGTCACAGTAAAAGATAGTACTGAAAATTGGTATTTGTCTTGGACTATTAATCGTCAACCTCAATTTAAATCTCAAAAGAAAAATAGCGTATTGATCTGGGTTTATTCTTTAAACACCAATAAAGATGGCAACTATGTTAAAAAGGCTATGCGCGATTGTACTGGTATCGAAGTATGCGAAGAATGGTTATATCATATTGGCGTAAGCAAAGATAAAATCGAAGAATATGCAACTAATAGATGCAATACTACAACTTGCTATATGCCTTATATCAATGCCTTCTTCCAACCAAGAAAAGAAAAAGATAGACCATTAGTAGTTCCTCATGGTGCGGTTAATTTTGCTTTTGTTGGACAATTTGCCGAAACTCCTCGTGATACAATTTTCACTACTGAATACTCGATTAGAACTGGTATGGAAGCTGCCTATACTCTTTTAAATGTCGACCGTGCTGTACCAGAAGTTTGGGGTAGCAAATACGATGTACGTGAATTGCTTAAAGCTTGCTACTATGCCATCGATAAAAAACCAGTAGCAGAATGTCCTCTTTCTTTAAAAGAAAAAGCTTTATTGAAATTTGCAATTAAAAAGACTAAAGGAACAGATTTAGAAATTCTTTTAAAGGAAAGCGGATTAATCTAA
- a CDS encoding putative uncharacterized protein (product inferred by homology to UniProt), with product MSSLTTKKAIAFAFKQLLTEKPFNHISVNEIASKCDINRQTFYYHFTDIYDLVEWICLEDADKALANNKTYDTWQLGFLAIFELLKKDEVFIKNIYKNVSLELLINYLYKLVYPLIYGVVEEKAQGLHVSDDDKEFIANFYKSAFVALVLDWIKNDLKDDPKMIISRLSVLIEGTILNALKNFSK from the coding sequence ATGAGCAGTTTAACTACTAAAAAAGCTATTGCATTTGCTTTTAAACAATTATTAACAGAAAAGCCTTTTAATCATATTTCTGTCAATGAAATTGCCAGTAAATGTGATATAAATAGGCAAACTTTTTATTATCATTTCACTGATATTTATGATCTTGTTGAATGGATTTGCCTTGAGGATGCTGACAAAGCTTTAGCTAATAATAAAACATATGATACATGGCAACTTGGATTTTTGGCTATTTTTGAACTTTTAAAAAAAGATGAAGTCTTCATCAAAAACATTTATAAAAATGTTTCATTAGAATTATTAATAAATTATTTATATAAATTAGTTTATCCTTTAATCTATGGCGTTGTTGAAGAAAAAGCTCAAGGCTTACATGTCAGTGATGATGATAAAGAATTTATTGCAAATTTTTATAAATCAGCTTTTGTTGCTTTGGTCTTAGATTGGATTAAAAATGACTTAAAAGATGATCCTAAAATGATCATTTCCCGATTAAGTGTTCTTATTGAAGGTACTATTCTGAACGCACTAAAAAATTTCAGCAAATAA